The following are encoded together in the Proteiniphilum saccharofermentans genome:
- the rplM gene encoding 50S ribosomal protein L13, with amino-acid sequence MDTLSYKTISVNKETAQKEWVEIDATGQPLGRLCSKVAKLLRGKYKASFTPHVDCGDNVIILNADKVALSGNKWTDRIYLRYSGYPGGQREYTPADLMAKGPDRLFRKVVKGMLPKNKLGDAIIKNMYVYAGNEHPHQAQKPKKLDINTLK; translated from the coding sequence GTGGATACACTAAGTTATAAAACTATTTCTGTAAACAAGGAAACGGCACAGAAAGAATGGGTTGAAATTGATGCCACCGGGCAACCGTTGGGCCGTCTCTGTTCCAAAGTAGCCAAACTGCTGAGAGGAAAGTACAAGGCAAGCTTTACCCCGCATGTGGATTGTGGTGATAATGTAATCATCCTGAATGCCGACAAGGTTGCGCTTTCGGGTAACAAATGGACAGATCGTATTTATTTGCGTTATTCCGGTTATCCCGGCGGACAACGCGAATATACTCCTGCCGATTTGATGGCAAAAGGTCCCGACAGACTTTTCAGAAAAGTAGTGAAAGGGATGCTGCCGAAAAATAAATTAGGCGATGCTATCATCAAGAACATGTATGTTTATGCAGGAAACGAACATCCCCACCAGGCCCAGAAACCCAAAAAATTAGATATTAATACGCTAAAATAA
- a CDS encoding BglII/BstYI family type II restriction endonuclease, producing the protein MKIAQKYSHLNGEEYLIVHHNDLYKEIKQVIASINADQFRTKISKEKRKIGNSLLSPIDLNEAFNTEFNKRKWAESRYNYYITLNRELMEKSVLMSAKEQKEFLIANGEEEPIYSYNQTDFVKDKIAVEVQFGKYAFVAFDLFVKHMLFYSGGVINLGIEILPTKKMQAQMSSGVAYYEGEVYNVMRQGRNSPPVPLLILGIEP; encoded by the coding sequence ATGAAAATAGCACAAAAATATTCACACTTAAACGGAGAAGAATACCTTATCGTTCATCACAATGACCTTTATAAAGAAATTAAGCAAGTCATTGCAAGTATTAACGCTGACCAATTCAGAACGAAAATCAGCAAAGAAAAAAGGAAAATTGGAAACAGCCTTTTGTCTCCAATAGACTTGAATGAAGCCTTTAATACCGAGTTCAATAAAAGAAAATGGGCAGAAAGCAGATACAATTATTACATTACTCTCAACCGAGAATTAATGGAAAAAAGTGTGCTTATGTCTGCAAAAGAACAAAAGGAATTTCTCATTGCTAATGGCGAGGAAGAACCAATTTATAGCTACAACCAAACAGACTTTGTGAAGGACAAAATCGCTGTTGAAGTTCAATTCGGTAAATATGCTTTTGTTGCGTTTGACCTGTTTGTAAAACATATGTTATTTTACTCTGGAGGTGTTATCAATTTAGGAATTGAAATTCTGCCGACAAAGAAAATGCAAGCACAAATGAGTAGCGGTGTTGCGTATTACGAAGGTGAAGTTTACAACGTAATGAGACAAGGACGAAACAGCCCACCAGTTCCTCTACTAATTTTAGGCATAGAACCATAA
- a CDS encoding RecQ family ATP-dependent DNA helicase, with protein MQSDLFHNILRENWGYSSFRPLQEEIIQSIWEGRDTLGLMPTGGGKSLTFQVPVLGMKGICLVVTPLIALMKDQVDNLRERGIKAAAVYSGMSREEIITTLENCIFGDYKFLYVSPERLSSEIFIAKLQAMNVCLLVVDESHCISQWGYDFRPSYLKIAEIRKLLEGVPLLALTATATREVVDDIQEKLLFKEKNVFRVSFERENLSYVVRTVENKTGELLHVLQSVPGSAIVYVRSRQKTAEVAQSLRKAGISADFFHAGLSYEDKVFRQNAWKMNDCRVIVATNAFGMGIDKPDVRTVVHLDLPNSLEEYFQEAGRAGRDGERSYAIILYTKADSAKLKKRITDSFPARDFVLRVYEALGNYYQIAVGAGYNDVYDFSLQEFCQPYKLPFLQTHHALKILELAGYIEYTEEIDMRSRIRFLIYRDDIYSLHLEKEMDGLLHAVLRNYTGVFSDDVYIDESLLAVKTGKSRREICEMLIALSRAKYIRYIPQKKTPFIVFTTSREDAQFVSIPRTVYEERKKRFEKRIFSMIHYAEEADVCRGRMLLIYFGELSAEDCGHCDVCLKKSATGLPNYLFHQIANKLRDTLLQQVSLRFNELIDAVLDKNENSEENRERVIPVLRFLIDTGEFTLTDDVVTSVKKVEN; from the coding sequence ATGCAATCGGATCTTTTTCATAATATACTGCGTGAAAACTGGGGGTATTCCTCATTTCGGCCTTTGCAGGAAGAAATTATCCAGTCTATATGGGAAGGACGGGATACCTTGGGGTTAATGCCTACCGGCGGCGGTAAATCGTTGACCTTTCAGGTGCCGGTATTGGGCATGAAGGGGATCTGTCTGGTGGTGACACCGCTGATAGCGTTGATGAAAGACCAGGTGGACAATCTGCGTGAGCGGGGTATCAAGGCGGCAGCCGTCTACTCGGGGATGTCGCGTGAAGAGATTATTACCACACTTGAAAACTGTATTTTCGGGGATTATAAGTTTCTCTACGTCTCCCCCGAACGACTCTCATCCGAAATTTTTATCGCAAAGTTGCAGGCCATGAATGTGTGTCTGCTGGTAGTAGATGAATCGCATTGTATCTCGCAATGGGGATATGATTTCCGTCCCTCTTACCTGAAGATTGCGGAAATCCGTAAACTGTTGGAAGGTGTTCCTTTGCTTGCACTTACTGCTACGGCTACCAGGGAAGTGGTAGATGATATCCAGGAGAAGCTGCTCTTCAAGGAAAAAAATGTATTCCGGGTAAGTTTTGAACGGGAGAACCTGTCGTATGTGGTACGGACTGTGGAGAACAAAACGGGGGAACTTTTGCATGTTCTTCAATCGGTTCCCGGATCGGCTATCGTTTATGTGAGGAGCCGGCAAAAGACGGCAGAGGTCGCGCAATCACTCCGGAAAGCAGGAATTTCAGCCGACTTCTTCCATGCAGGCCTATCTTATGAAGACAAGGTATTCAGACAAAATGCCTGGAAGATGAACGACTGTAGGGTGATAGTCGCTACCAATGCTTTCGGGATGGGGATCGATAAGCCCGATGTGCGTACCGTAGTCCATCTGGATCTCCCTAATTCGCTTGAAGAGTATTTTCAGGAAGCGGGTCGTGCAGGACGTGATGGAGAGCGTTCTTATGCCATTATTCTATACACAAAGGCCGATAGCGCCAAATTGAAAAAAAGGATAACAGATTCATTTCCTGCCCGTGATTTTGTACTGAGAGTCTATGAAGCGCTGGGGAATTATTACCAGATAGCCGTAGGGGCAGGATATAACGATGTATATGATTTCAGCCTTCAGGAGTTTTGTCAGCCATATAAACTTCCTTTCCTTCAAACCCATCATGCGCTTAAAATATTGGAGCTTGCGGGATATATTGAGTATACGGAAGAGATAGATATGCGTTCCCGTATCCGCTTTCTGATCTACCGGGACGATATCTACTCGTTACATCTGGAGAAAGAGATGGATGGCCTTTTACATGCTGTCCTGCGTAATTATACCGGTGTTTTCTCGGACGATGTATATATTGACGAGTCGTTACTGGCTGTAAAGACCGGAAAGAGCCGACGTGAGATTTGCGAGATGCTTATTGCCCTCTCCAGGGCAAAATATATCCGCTATATACCGCAGAAGAAAACACCTTTTATCGTGTTTACCACTTCCCGTGAAGATGCTCAGTTCGTATCCATTCCCCGTACTGTCTATGAAGAGCGGAAAAAGCGCTTCGAAAAGCGGATTTTCTCTATGATCCATTATGCGGAGGAGGCAGATGTCTGTCGTGGCAGGATGCTGCTGATCTATTTCGGGGAACTCTCCGCGGAAGATTGTGGACACTGCGATGTTTGTCTGAAGAAGAGTGCGACCGGCCTGCCCAACTACCTGTTCCATCAGATCGCGAACAAGTTGAGGGATACTTTACTACAACAAGTATCTTTGCGGTTCAATGAGCTTATTGATGCTGTTTTGGATAAAAACGAAAATTCGGAGGAAAACCGGGAGAGAGTTATTCCGGTACTCCGGTTTCTCATCGATACAGGAGAGTTTACCTTGACAGATGATGTGGTGACTTCCGTAAAGAAAGTAGAAAACTAA
- the tsf gene encoding translation elongation factor Ts, producing MAVTMADIQHLRKMTGAGMMDCKNALNEANGDFDGAMEIIRKKGQAVAAKREDREASEGCVLAKTEGDFAAVVALQCETDFVAKNEEFIALTQQILDAAIAHKPESLEQLLAVELSNGTVSQLITDKIGATGEKMELGFYEYITAPYVTSYIHMGNKLATIVGFNKADVDEHVAKDVAMQVAAMNPISVTPEGIPAEVKEKELGIARDKAREAGKPENLLDRIAEGALQKFYKESTLLQQEYVKDSKKTIEQFLKESDKELSVTTFKRVSLNV from the coding sequence ATGGCAGTAACAATGGCGGATATCCAGCATCTACGCAAAATGACCGGTGCGGGGATGATGGATTGCAAAAATGCACTGAATGAAGCGAACGGGGATTTCGATGGAGCCATGGAAATAATCCGTAAAAAAGGACAGGCTGTAGCTGCAAAACGTGAAGATCGCGAAGCATCTGAAGGTTGCGTATTGGCAAAGACAGAAGGTGATTTCGCTGCGGTAGTGGCGTTACAGTGTGAAACAGACTTTGTGGCAAAGAATGAAGAATTCATCGCTTTGACACAGCAGATACTTGATGCGGCCATCGCCCACAAACCGGAGAGTCTTGAACAACTGCTTGCAGTGGAACTTTCCAACGGTACGGTGTCACAACTGATTACCGATAAGATCGGGGCTACAGGTGAAAAAATGGAATTGGGTTTCTACGAATACATTACTGCTCCCTATGTTACCTCTTATATCCATATGGGTAACAAGCTGGCGACCATCGTCGGTTTTAATAAGGCTGATGTGGATGAGCACGTAGCGAAAGATGTGGCAATGCAGGTCGCTGCCATGAATCCGATTTCTGTTACACCCGAAGGTATTCCTGCCGAAGTGAAGGAAAAGGAGTTGGGAATTGCACGAGACAAAGCACGCGAAGCCGGTAAACCGGAAAACCTGCTCGACAGGATTGCGGAAGGAGCATTGCAGAAGTTCTACAAGGAATCGACTCTTCTTCAACAGGAATATGTGAAAGACTCCAAGAAGACCATTGAACAGTTTCTGAAAGAAAGCGATAAAGAGTTATCTGTTACTACATTCAAACGTGTATCGTTGAACGTGTAA
- the gldE gene encoding gliding motility-associated protein GldE: MDPDPLSLLNVYLTASLHALPDYIIAVLLLLLIISNAIASGAEVAFTTLEKKFADDLHTSEEPKNIRISNLLKKPEKLLASLVVAQLFLQVSITALLIWLLSRPTLFGGNSIDLSVAGIIVIISLILLFSNILPKLYASQYPLRFVENNILFIRLINALASPFSSLLAKNAAAFNRTPSQRQHEISANDLSKALEIRSNEITHEQEKEMLEGIIRFKDKLVDDVLVSRSDIVAIELQKPFTELIDFIVDAGFSRIPVFEENADNIKGILYVKDLLPHLGKTPSFKWQTLIRPAYFVPRTKRIDDLLEEFRTQKIHMAIVVDEYGGTSGLVTMEDILEEIVGDISDEYDEELPFYTIEADGSYIFEGKTQLEDFIKITQLPAKDFEEMSEEVDTLAGLLLELKGDFPKRKESFIYKKHTFQAEDLSKKRITKVRYIPPTVNNEE; the protein is encoded by the coding sequence TTGGACCCTGACCCTTTATCGTTATTAAACGTATACCTGACGGCAAGCCTGCATGCATTGCCCGATTATATCATTGCGGTACTGCTTCTCCTGCTTATTATCTCAAATGCAATTGCTTCAGGTGCTGAAGTAGCTTTTACTACACTGGAAAAGAAATTTGCCGACGACCTCCACACGTCTGAAGAACCAAAAAATATCCGCATTTCAAACCTACTCAAAAAACCGGAAAAATTATTGGCATCCCTTGTGGTTGCCCAGTTATTCCTGCAAGTCTCCATCACCGCGCTGCTCATTTGGCTGCTGAGCCGTCCGACCCTTTTCGGAGGGAACAGCATTGATCTCTCTGTAGCGGGAATAATTGTCATTATCTCTCTTATTCTTTTATTTAGCAATATCCTTCCCAAGCTCTATGCTTCTCAATATCCCCTCCGTTTCGTAGAAAACAATATCCTATTTATCAGATTAATAAATGCACTGGCAAGCCCCTTCTCTTCGTTGCTCGCAAAAAATGCCGCCGCCTTTAACCGTACTCCATCGCAACGGCAGCATGAGATCTCGGCAAATGACCTATCCAAGGCGCTTGAAATCAGGTCTAACGAGATTACGCATGAACAGGAAAAAGAGATGTTAGAGGGAATTATCCGTTTCAAGGATAAACTGGTAGATGATGTATTAGTCTCCAGAAGCGATATAGTGGCTATTGAGTTACAAAAACCTTTTACAGAACTGATTGATTTTATCGTAGATGCCGGTTTTTCACGTATTCCTGTATTTGAGGAAAATGCTGATAATATTAAAGGAATCCTCTATGTAAAAGATCTACTACCGCACTTGGGGAAAACACCCTCTTTTAAATGGCAAACGTTGATCCGACCGGCTTATTTTGTGCCGAGGACAAAACGTATCGACGACCTGCTGGAAGAGTTCCGCACCCAGAAGATCCATATGGCTATCGTAGTGGATGAATATGGAGGCACGTCGGGATTGGTCACGATGGAAGATATCCTTGAGGAAATTGTCGGCGATATCAGTGATGAATATGATGAGGAACTGCCTTTTTACACTATTGAAGCAGATGGCTCTTATATTTTCGAAGGAAAAACCCAGTTAGAGGATTTTATCAAGATCACCCAATTACCGGCAAAAGATTTCGAGGAGATGTCGGAAGAGGTGGACACCCTTGCCGGGTTACTGTTGGAATTGAAAGGCGATTTTCCGAAACGGAAAGAGAGTTTCATTTACAAAAAGCATACTTTCCAGGCAGAAGACCTGAGCAAGAAACGGATTACCAAAGTGCGTTACATCCCTCCAACAGTAAATAATGAGGAATAA
- the rpsI gene encoding 30S ribosomal protein S9 — MEAVNAIGRRKAAVARVFVTEGTGKIVINKRDLENYFPSSILQFIVKQPLNTLNVADKYDIRINLDGGGYKGQSEAARLGIARALVKINAEDKPALRAAGFMTRDPRVVERKKPGQPKARKRFQFSKR, encoded by the coding sequence ATGGAAGCAGTAAATGCAATAGGAAGACGCAAAGCAGCCGTAGCCCGTGTTTTTGTTACAGAAGGTACCGGCAAGATTGTGATCAATAAACGCGATCTGGAGAACTATTTCCCTTCTTCTATCCTTCAGTTTATTGTAAAACAGCCGCTCAACACCCTGAACGTAGCTGATAAATACGACATCAGGATCAACCTCGATGGCGGTGGTTACAAAGGACAATCGGAAGCAGCCAGATTAGGTATTGCCCGCGCATTGGTAAAAATCAATGCTGAAGATAAACCCGCATTGAGAGCTGCAGGCTTCATGACCCGTGACCCCCGAGTGGTGGAAAGAAAGAAACCGGGACAGCCCAAAGCCAGGAAAAGATTCCAGTTCTCCAAGCGTTAA
- a CDS encoding IS30 family transposase encodes MKKYKQLTSEQRYAIYLGLENGDTQRTIASLIGVSPSAVSRELQRNKDKRGGYSWRLAHEMAMERRERLPGNRATPEWIKQKVIRLVRKDWSPGQISGHLRKKENIRVSHETIYKWIREDKKAGGDLYKHCRHRLKHRKRPVGSVRGIPNRRSIRERPVEADGKRFGDFEMDTMIGADQSEAILTVTERKTNLVMIGELPRGRDSKGLAKVLCRMLLPYKDVIRTITTDNGLEFAAHERITEMLEAPVYFTDPYSAWQKGSIENANKLIRQYIPKGASFKDYPPDRLKRIQHRLNERPRKKLDFNTPKVEFYKQLM; translated from the coding sequence ATGAAAAAATACAAACAGTTAACTTCAGAACAAAGGTACGCGATTTATTTAGGTTTAGAAAACGGTGACACCCAGCGGACGATCGCGAGCTTGATAGGTGTCAGTCCTTCAGCGGTGTCCAGGGAGTTGCAGCGCAACAAGGACAAGCGCGGGGGCTACTCGTGGCGACTGGCCCACGAGATGGCGATGGAGAGAAGGGAACGCCTGCCCGGCAACCGGGCCACCCCGGAATGGATCAAACAAAAGGTGATCCGGCTCGTGCGCAAGGACTGGTCGCCCGGGCAAATCAGCGGACACCTGAGAAAGAAGGAGAATATCCGGGTCTCCCACGAGACCATCTACAAGTGGATCCGGGAGGACAAGAAGGCCGGGGGCGACCTTTACAAGCATTGCCGTCACAGGCTCAAGCACCGCAAGAGACCGGTGGGCTCCGTTAGAGGCATCCCCAACCGCAGGAGCATCCGGGAAAGGCCCGTGGAGGCCGACGGGAAGCGCTTCGGCGACTTCGAGATGGACACGATGATAGGGGCCGACCAGTCGGAGGCGATACTGACGGTGACGGAAAGGAAGACGAACCTCGTGATGATCGGGGAACTGCCCCGCGGAAGGGACTCGAAAGGGTTGGCCAAGGTGCTGTGCCGCATGTTGCTACCCTACAAGGACGTGATAAGGACGATCACCACGGACAACGGCTTGGAGTTCGCGGCGCACGAACGGATCACGGAGATGCTGGAAGCCCCGGTGTACTTCACCGACCCCTATTCGGCATGGCAAAAAGGATCGATCGAAAACGCGAACAAGCTCATCCGGCAATACATCCCCAAGGGGGCGTCCTTCAAGGACTATCCACCCGACAGATTGAAGCGGATACAGCACAGGCTGAATGAAAGACCGAGGAAAAAATTGGACTTTAACACACCCAAAGTTGAGTTTTACAAACAATTAATGTAA
- a CDS encoding DNA-methyltransferase, producing the protein MRVKEPLFDYISPDTDYTIKNSDCLTVLKKIEDGKFDLILTSPPYNVGKSYETKTSIEKYLETQEEIISELVRTLSDKGNLCWQVGNYVDKGEIFPLDIFYYQIFKKHGLKLRNRIVWHFGHGLHASNRFSGRYETLLWFSKTDDYIFNLDNVRVPSKYPGKRHFKGPKKGQPSGNPLGKNPSDIWEIIEQDWDKAMWDIPNVKSNHPEKTDHPCQFPIELVERCVLALTNEDSWVLDPFAGVGSTVIGAIKNNRNGMGIEKEKEYCKIANKRIEDLKEGKLKIRPINKPIHKPTGKDKVAQIPKEWAGLTFVNGNGTNGH; encoded by the coding sequence ATGAGAGTAAAAGAGCCATTATTTGACTACATAAGCCCAGACACCGATTATACAATTAAAAACAGTGACTGCTTGACCGTTCTCAAGAAAATTGAAGACGGCAAATTTGACCTCATTTTGACTTCACCACCTTACAATGTGGGGAAATCATATGAGACCAAGACAAGTATTGAAAAATACCTCGAAACACAGGAAGAAATTATATCCGAACTCGTAAGGACACTTTCCGATAAGGGAAATCTTTGTTGGCAAGTTGGCAATTACGTTGACAAAGGTGAAATTTTTCCTCTTGACATATTCTACTACCAGATTTTCAAAAAGCACGGACTTAAACTTCGTAACCGCATAGTTTGGCATTTCGGACACGGACTACACGCAAGCAACCGTTTTAGTGGACGCTATGAAACCTTACTCTGGTTTAGCAAAACAGACGACTACATTTTTAACCTTGACAATGTAAGAGTTCCTTCAAAGTATCCTGGTAAAAGGCATTTTAAAGGTCCTAAAAAAGGTCAACCGTCAGGAAATCCACTTGGAAAAAATCCGAGTGACATTTGGGAAATAATCGAGCAAGACTGGGACAAGGCTATGTGGGATATTCCAAATGTAAAATCAAATCACCCTGAAAAAACAGACCATCCTTGTCAGTTTCCAATTGAATTGGTAGAGCGTTGTGTTTTAGCCTTAACAAATGAAGATAGTTGGGTTCTTGACCCTTTTGCTGGTGTTGGCTCAACAGTAATTGGTGCAATTAAAAACAACCGCAACGGAATGGGTATAGAAAAGGAAAAAGAATATTGCAAAATTGCCAACAAACGAATTGAAGACCTAAAAGAAGGAAAATTGAAAATAAGACCAATTAATAAACCAATCCATAAGCCGACAGGAAAAGATAAGGTTGCTCAAATTCCAAAAGAATGGGCTGGACTTACATTTGTAAACGGTAACGGAACAAACGGACACTAA
- a CDS encoding 4'-phosphopantetheinyl transferase family protein — translation MLIRREHTDNGGLLGIWKMDESRAELLQLLPEHMRSDAVEHIKTIRSERRTTEWLSTRILLFMLLNEEKTILNHPDGKPYLEDGTHHISISHTKDYAAIYLHKTHLIGIDIEIRSERVRKVADKFIGDTEYIDPSQKTVHQLLHWSAKESMFKLMEENEIHFKHHLHIQPFTPVSKGIITATETKTDLNRTFNIHYEVHPDYVLTWVAG, via the coding sequence ATGCTGATCAGAAGAGAACATACCGATAACGGAGGATTGTTGGGGATTTGGAAGATGGATGAATCTCGTGCAGAACTTTTACAACTTCTTCCGGAACATATGAGATCCGACGCGGTTGAACATATAAAGACCATTCGTTCCGAAAGACGCACCACCGAATGGCTCTCCACCCGTATCCTGTTGTTCATGCTGTTAAACGAGGAAAAAACCATTCTTAACCATCCGGACGGTAAACCTTATTTGGAAGACGGGACCCACCATATCAGCATATCCCACACAAAAGATTATGCGGCCATTTATCTACATAAGACCCATCTAATAGGAATTGATATCGAGATCCGGTCGGAACGGGTCAGAAAGGTAGCCGACAAATTTATCGGGGATACTGAGTACATAGATCCTTCACAGAAAACAGTACATCAACTATTGCATTGGTCTGCCAAAGAGAGTATGTTCAAGCTGATGGAAGAGAATGAGATCCATTTCAAGCACCATCTCCATATCCAGCCGTTCACTCCCGTATCCAAAGGAATTATAACAGCCACGGAAACCAAAACCGACCTTAACCGTACTTTCAATATACACTATGAAGTACATCCCGACTATGTGCTTACATGGGTCGCAGGATGA
- the rpsB gene encoding 30S ribosomal protein S2, whose product MAKLEFDQLLEAGAHFGHLKRKWNPAMAPYIFMERNGIHIIDLYKTIAKAEEAAAALKQIAKAGKKILFVATKKQAKPVVEEKAQSVNMPYVIERWPGGMLTNFPTIRKAVKKMGSIDKMIKDGTFDTLSKREKLQITRQRAKLEKMLGSIQDLTRLPSAIFVVDVMKEQIAVKEAERLGIPVFGIVDTNSDPSNIDFVIPANDDAAKAVDLILAFLCESIKEGLDERKVEKADAAAAEEQDEDAPQRRERKSKAAKKERVKKEDTEAMKAAVVSKFAKDVEVDE is encoded by the coding sequence ATGGCAAAATTAGAATTTGACCAACTTCTTGAGGCCGGAGCGCATTTCGGTCACTTAAAAAGAAAATGGAATCCTGCAATGGCTCCTTATATCTTTATGGAGCGTAACGGAATCCATATTATTGACCTCTACAAAACTATCGCTAAGGCAGAAGAAGCTGCTGCCGCTTTAAAACAGATTGCCAAAGCAGGTAAGAAAATACTCTTTGTCGCAACTAAAAAGCAGGCGAAACCTGTGGTTGAAGAGAAAGCGCAAAGCGTGAATATGCCTTATGTGATCGAACGTTGGCCGGGCGGTATGCTTACCAACTTCCCCACTATCCGCAAGGCAGTGAAGAAAATGGGTAGCATCGATAAGATGATCAAAGATGGTACGTTCGATACGCTCTCTAAACGTGAGAAACTGCAAATTACCCGTCAACGTGCGAAGCTCGAGAAGATGCTGGGTTCCATTCAGGATCTTACCCGTCTTCCTTCTGCAATTTTTGTGGTAGATGTAATGAAAGAACAGATTGCGGTGAAAGAGGCTGAACGTCTCGGCATTCCTGTATTTGGTATTGTCGATACCAATTCAGATCCCTCCAATATTGATTTTGTGATCCCCGCTAACGACGATGCCGCCAAAGCGGTTGACCTGATACTTGCTTTCCTTTGTGAATCCATTAAAGAAGGACTGGACGAGCGTAAAGTGGAAAAAGCAGATGCCGCCGCTGCCGAAGAGCAGGACGAAGACGCCCCGCAACGCCGGGAACGCAAATCGAAAGCAGCCAAGAAAGAGCGCGTGAAGAAAGAAGATACCGAAGCGATGAAAGCTGCCGTAGTGAGCAAGTTTGCGAAGGATGTAGAAGTTGACGAATAA